One Falco naumanni isolate bFalNau1 chromosome 15, bFalNau1.pat, whole genome shotgun sequence DNA segment encodes these proteins:
- the CCDC113 gene encoding LOW QUALITY PROTEIN: coiled-coil domain-containing protein 113 (The sequence of the model RefSeq protein was modified relative to this genomic sequence to represent the inferred CDS: inserted 2 bases in 1 codon; deleted 1 base in 1 codon) yields MQENAVTVGQRWLSNSICVVPWLLQTPGRHKSKLHGAVGYGIGLTVEQKCELAEQELTETKNEIQDLEVWLCRTLTITKAVIGEADVWWTDVKQAISDXETDSSSSISSKEESIPASEKLLRYMEEKNRQKDLLSEKLCFTNHLLRSYKKKLQQQLRQKRQMGEALHDVRLEQLQLSNALYQEKIDEKNQELLQLKLTSGKNVQALNLYGASGWELLLHLLMLSCSRVQGKLEHAIEISMSLTKGISQTKQLLEKIEREAAVVEEVTGSGNEMAEAERLKQQLRKLLSDSVPPVLSYTQNKTAVTDLVKSLKAWESEVAGAEMSLQNYCRAWNQMKMSGNQH; encoded by the exons atgcaGGAAAATGCAGTAACAGTTGGCCAGCGCTGGCTTTCTAACAGCATCTGTGTTGTTCCTTGGTTGTTGCAGACACCTGGCAGGCACAAATCCAAGTTGCACGGTGCAGTGGGCTATGGTATAGGCCTGACAGTGGAGCAGAAATGTGAgctggctgagcaggagctgaCTGAAACGAAGAATGAGATTCAGGACCTCGAGGTATGGCTCTGCAGGACCCTTACGATTACCAAG GCAGTCATTGGAGAAGCGGATGTTTGGTGGACTGATGTTAAGCAAGCCATCAGTGA TgagacagacagcagcagcagcatctccagcaaGGAAGAGAGTATCCCAGCTTCTGAGAAGCTGCTGAGATACATGGAGGAGAAGAACCGACAGAAG GATCTGCTGAGTGAGAAGCTGTGCTTCACAAATCATTTGCTCAGAAGTTACAagaagaagctgcagcagcagctcaggcag AAGAGGCAGATGGGAGAGGCGCTCCATGATGTCCGtttggagcagctgcagcttaGCAATGCCCTGTACCAGGAGAAGATCGATGAGAAGAACCAGGAGCTGCTTCAGCTAAAACTGACCTCAGGGAAGAATGTCCAAGCCCTTAACCTCTATGGAGCGA gtggctgggagctgctgctgcacctgtTGATGCTGTCCTGCTCTCGTGTTCAGGGGAAGCTGGAGCATGCCATAGAAATATCCATGTCTCTGACGAAAGGCATCTCCCAGACgaagcagctgctggagaaaatTGAAAGAGAAGCTGCTGTGGTGGAGGAGGTAACAGG GTCTGGCAATGAGATGG CTGAAGCTGAGCGTTTGAAACAGCAGCTGCGGAAGCTGCTCTCAGACAGTGTCCCTCCTGTGCTGAGTTACACGCAGAACAAGACAGCTGTTACTGACCTC GTAAAAAGCCTCAAGGCTTGGGAGAGCGAGGTGGCAGGTGCTGAG ATGTCCTTGCAAAACTACTGCAGAGCATGGAACCAGATGAAGATGTCTGGTAACCAGCACTAG